The DNA segment AGTTCAGTGGAGTTTTTTGCTACAGATGATTAGAGCCTTAGTGTTTTCTGATGGGATTGGCAGTAGGATTTTTCAGTGCATCAGTAATTGTTGGTTCTTGATTAATTTTAATGGAAATCTTTCTGGCTTCTTTGTGTCTAAGCGAGGTCTCCGACAGGGATATCCTCTGTCTCCTTTGTTATTTGTTATTGTGGCGGAATATCTTTCTTGAGGGCTGTATTCGCTCTTTCATCGGTACAAAAGCTTGGTGTTTAATTCAGGGCGGTCGTTTATTTTATCTCACCTAGCGTATGCTAATGATCTTATCATTTTTTTGAATGGAGCTATTCCGAGTGTTAAAAGTTCGAAATTTCCTATATCATTATGAACAGTGTTCGGGCCAGCTGATTAATAATGCCAAGAGTGTTATCATCACTGCTAATGATTGTTCGGAAGCGAAAAAGGGGTTGTATTACTCGATTACTGGTTTTGGAGAAGGGCAATTTCCATTGCATTGTCTTGGTGCTCCTTTATACTTGGGTCCTCGTAAAATTCTTTATTTTGATCATAttattgcaaatgccaataggAGACTTCAAGGTTGGGAATCTAAACTACTTTCCTTCGGTAGTAGGCTGGTTCTCATTAAAAGTGTGTTGTGTTCTATGCATATCTACCTTTTTTAGGTTTTACAACCTCCGGGAACTGTGCTTCGTCGGTTGGAAATGATTTGTGCTAACTTTCTGTGGGGTTCGAAGTCTGGTGAACAGAAAATTCATTGGATTGCTTGAAAGAAAGTGTGTCTCCCTGTTTCGGAAAGAGGTCTTGGTATTAGAAGATTGAAGGATACTGTTACGGCCTTCTCAATTAAATTATGGGTCCGGTTCATAACAGTTAAATCTATCTGGAGTGATTTTCTACATATCATATATTGTAAGAAGGCTCCCCCGACTGATTTTTGCATTTTACAATGTGTTTCTCCAAATTGGAGAAGGTTGATGAAGATCAGGCAGAGAGCAGAGAAGGAGATTGGATGGGTTATTGTGGAGGGGGAATTGCATTTCTGGTTTGATTCATGGTCGCCAGATGGGCCGTTGGCTTCGAGGTGTCCGATTCAGGGACTACCCAACAGGATGGTTAAATGGTTTTGTCATGGGAGAGAATGGAATCTGGAAAGACTCCTATCGGTCGTTCCTGCGGATGCGGAAGCACAAATTATGGAGGTTCATATTCATCCTTCAGATGTAGATAGAGCAATTTGGATTCCTACGCCTAATGGTAGATTTTCTGTTAAATCTGCCTGGGAGTTTGTGAGAAATAAAGATCACTCGAATGGGTGGTTCATTGGTTGCTGGTCTAAACTCTAGAGACCATCCATTTCGATTTTTTGCTGGCGTTGGTTCTTTCGGAGACTAcctattgatgatattttacaGGCTAGAGGGATTTATTTGGTTTCGTTGTGTCAATGTTGTCAGGGTCAGGAAACATTTAGACACGTTTTTTTATAGTGATCCGGCTACAGCTGTTTGGAATCATTTTTCTCGAATTTTCAATGTCCAGATCCCTTATAATTTTAATCAGTGGAtagtgggatcgacttggaggAAAGATGGTCATATCAGGGAACTTTTACCATTCCTCATTGTTTGGTTTCTCTGGAAATCCAGAAATGAACAAAACATAGAGGAATTCGTATTCTGGCCAGCAGGATTATTCGTCAAATTGATGAATTTATTCTATCGCTTGCTCATGCAGGTTTATTGAAGGCGGTGAATTGGAGTGGGTTCGATCATGTGGCGAACCAGTGGGGGTTGAATCCACGTTCCAGTCGGAAAATTACTATTCGAATGGTGTGTTGGATTCCTCTTTCAGTTGGTTACTTCAAACTTAATTCAGATGGATGCTCTAAATTGGGAGGAGTTTCGAGTATTGGAGGCATTGTTAGAGATCACTCGGGGCAACCTATAATTGCATTTCACGAATCCATAGGGCAAGGGTCGAATACTCGGGCGGAGTTGATGGAAATTCTAAAGGGATTGCAGATTTGCaggt comes from the Henckelia pumila isolate YLH828 chromosome 1, ASM3356847v2, whole genome shotgun sequence genome and includes:
- the LOC140874470 gene encoding uncharacterized protein; its protein translation is MELFRVLKVRNFLYHYEQCSGQLINNAKSVIITANDCSEAKKGLYYSITGFGEGQFPLHCLGAPLYLGPRKILYFDHIIANANRRLQGWESKLLSFGSRLVLIKKNSLDCLKESVSPCFGKRSWLMKIRQRAEKEIGWVIVEGELHFWFDSWSPDGPLASRCPIQGLPNRMVKWFCHGREWNLERLLSVVPADAEAQIMEVHIHPSDVDRAIWIPTPNGRFSVKSAWEFVRNKDHSNGWFIGLLKAVNWSGFDHVANQWGLNPRSSRKITIRMVCWIPLSVGYFKLNSDGCSKLGGVSSIGGIVRDHSGQPIIAFHESIGQGSNTRAELMEILKGLQICRLFNLFPLWLEVDSMVALKIIEAKNTSWSLSPILSRILHILNVSIVRKSHIFREANAAADELANMGINSGSVLYPDDIHGKLKGICRLDRIGLPYIRLSLNSTTSIICLLFLFCIDLIVS